From the Flavobacteriales bacterium genome, one window contains:
- a CDS encoding GNAT family N-acetyltransferase — translation MITHLRHGRIDKASWDALLDRCEGPVWYARSAVLDAACPGWEALWDEERGALMPLTHHRKWGIPYLYQPFPLQQLGVFAPTQDAVRNGEFLRALPMRFRLADIYLTNTAVEGAGPGWRFTTRQDQWVPLDRPIAAIRQGYGNNHLRSLRRAETAGLELDTAMRPEAFLHFLTTAPQWPGWKVSLRQQASLQRLLRLVDQRGEGGCMAVLHAGRPVAAGCFVHHGDRTIFLKGLALPEARTLNAMHLLIDRVLEMRAGRARWLDLAGSSDPALARFYAGFGAVTTLYLHALLRRFPVSLRGQPEQA, via the coding sequence ATGATCACGCACCTGCGGCACGGCCGGATCGACAAGGCCTCGTGGGACGCGCTGCTGGACCGGTGCGAGGGCCCGGTGTGGTACGCCCGCAGCGCCGTCCTCGATGCGGCATGCCCCGGCTGGGAGGCCCTCTGGGATGAGGAGCGCGGTGCACTGATGCCGCTGACCCATCATCGCAAATGGGGCATTCCCTACCTGTACCAACCGTTCCCGCTGCAGCAGCTGGGGGTGTTCGCCCCGACCCAGGATGCCGTTCGGAACGGCGAGTTCCTCAGGGCCCTGCCGATGCGCTTCCGACTGGCGGACATCTACCTCACGAACACGGCCGTGGAAGGCGCGGGTCCTGGTTGGCGATTCACCACGCGGCAGGACCAGTGGGTGCCGTTGGACCGACCCATCGCGGCCATCCGCCAGGGGTATGGCAACAATCACCTCCGCAGCCTGCGGCGCGCGGAGACGGCCGGCCTGGAGCTCGATACGGCCATGCGGCCGGAGGCGTTCCTGCACTTTCTGACCACGGCGCCCCAATGGCCGGGATGGAAGGTGAGCTTGCGGCAACAGGCCTCGCTGCAGCGCTTGCTGCGGCTGGTGGACCAGCGTGGCGAAGGCGGCTGCATGGCGGTGCTTCATGCGGGGCGTCCTGTGGCGGCCGGATGCTTCGTGCACCACGGCGACCGCACCATCTTCCTCAAGGGCCTTGCGCTGCCCGAAGCCCGCACATTGAACGCCATGCACCTGCTGATCGACCGCGTGCTGGAGATGCGCGCCGGACGTGCGCGCTGGCTCGATCTGGCGGGCAGCAGCGACCCGGCGCTGGCCCGGTTCTACGCGGGCTTCGGCGCGGTGACCACGCTATATTTACACGCCTTGCTGCGGCGCTTCCCCGTCAGCCTGCGAGGCCAACCTGAACAGGCATGA
- a CDS encoding terpene cyclase/mutase family protein: MLRSLADYLQCWTHLLAHADGRRLIRAHARPRPVAEAPSAEQVGHALNTAMDWVGRAQDHSGDGGMGSLHLVHGWGPTYPETTGYLIPTLLAAGDRLQRPDLAGRAVRAADTLLALQRPDGGWQGGRVGEHRPSVVFNTAQVIRGMLAMHAHTGEQRYLDAAVRAGAWIVSVQEADGCWSRHNFMGAARVYDTYVDAPLLLLHRATGEPGLKEAAVRNLAWVEGRQTANGWFTEADNTVKHNDRPIIHTLAYTIDGLAECGDLLADPQWTEMAEAAARPLRDRFLQHGVLRGRYDRSWNGSEALITTGGAQLAVAWQRLARAGMDSAYAHAAARMRGLLVALQACTAEGPPDGRGALTGSHPLWGRYEKFACPNWATKYLADALLCADGRTFC, translated from the coding sequence ATGCTTCGAAGCCTTGCCGACTACCTTCAGTGCTGGACGCACCTGCTGGCGCACGCTGACGGCCGAAGGCTGATCCGCGCGCACGCCCGTCCGCGGCCCGTGGCCGAAGCCCCTTCCGCGGAGCAGGTGGGCCATGCGCTGAACACCGCGATGGACTGGGTGGGACGCGCGCAGGACCACAGTGGCGACGGCGGCATGGGGAGCCTGCACCTGGTGCATGGCTGGGGACCCACCTACCCGGAGACCACGGGTTACCTGATCCCCACGCTTTTGGCCGCGGGCGATCGGCTGCAACGACCGGACCTTGCCGGTCGCGCCGTGCGCGCGGCCGATACCCTGCTCGCTTTGCAGCGTCCGGACGGTGGATGGCAGGGTGGTCGCGTCGGTGAGCACCGGCCGTCGGTGGTGTTCAACACCGCGCAGGTGATCCGCGGCATGCTGGCCATGCACGCGCACACCGGGGAACAGCGCTACCTGGACGCGGCCGTGCGCGCGGGCGCCTGGATCGTCAGCGTGCAGGAGGCGGACGGCTGCTGGTCGCGGCATAACTTCATGGGCGCTGCGCGCGTGTACGACACCTATGTGGATGCCCCGTTGCTGCTGCTGCATCGCGCCACCGGTGAGCCGGGGCTGAAGGAGGCGGCCGTGCGCAACCTGGCCTGGGTGGAGGGACGGCAGACCGCGAACGGCTGGTTCACCGAGGCGGACAACACGGTGAAGCACAACGACCGGCCCATCATCCATACCCTGGCCTACACGATCGACGGCCTTGCCGAATGCGGCGATCTGCTGGCCGACCCGCAATGGACGGAGATGGCCGAGGCCGCGGCGCGGCCCCTGCGCGATCGCTTCCTGCAACACGGCGTCCTTCGTGGTCGATACGACCGTTCGTGGAACGGGAGCGAAGCCTTGATCACCACCGGTGGTGCCCAGCTCGCCGTGGCCTGGCAGCGGCTTGCGCGCGCGGGCATGGACAGCGCTTACGCTCATGCCGCCGCACGGATGCGCGGGCTGCTGGTGGCCCTGCAGGCATGCACCGCCGAAGGGCCGCCCGATGGCCGCGGCGCGCTCACCGGCTCGCATCCGCTCTGGGGCCGCTACGAGAAGTTCGCCTGCCCGAACTGGGCCACCAAGTACCTGGCCGACGCCCTACTTTGTGCCGACGGTCGCACGTTCTGCTGA
- the upp gene encoding uracil phosphoribosyltransferase, translated as MIVELGKERTVVNQYLAEMRDVEVQRDPMRFRHNLERLGMVFAYELSRTLDYEERDVTTPLGQARVPVLREQPVLATILRAGLPLHQGMLSVFDRADNAFISAYRKHRKGEEGFDIEVEYLSSPTLDDRVLVLCDPMLATGQSMLLVYKALLRLGRPKALHVVSVIASSEGVEYIRKHLPSGTRIWIGAIDEEMTAQAYIVPGLGDAGDLAYGRKL; from the coding sequence ATGATCGTTGAACTGGGCAAGGAGCGCACGGTGGTGAACCAGTACCTCGCGGAGATGCGGGACGTCGAGGTGCAGCGCGATCCGATGCGCTTCCGCCACAACCTCGAGCGCCTGGGCATGGTGTTCGCCTACGAACTGAGCCGCACCCTGGACTACGAGGAGCGCGATGTGACCACGCCGCTGGGCCAGGCGCGTGTGCCGGTGCTGCGGGAGCAGCCCGTGCTGGCCACCATCCTGCGGGCCGGCCTTCCGCTGCATCAGGGCATGCTGTCGGTCTTCGACCGGGCGGACAACGCCTTCATCAGCGCCTACCGCAAGCACCGCAAGGGCGAGGAGGGCTTCGACATCGAGGTGGAGTACCTCAGCAGCCCCACCCTGGACGACCGTGTGCTGGTGCTGTGCGATCCCATGCTGGCCACCGGCCAGAGCATGCTGCTGGTGTACAAGGCCCTGTTGCGCCTGGGCCGCCCGAAGGCCCTTCACGTGGTGTCCGTGATCGCGAGCAGCGAAGGGGTGGAGTACATCCGCAAGCACCTGCCCTCGGGCACACGCATCTGGATCGGTGCCATCGATGAGGAGATGACCGCACAGGCCTATATCGTGCCCGGACTGGGCGATGCGGGCGACCTGGCGTACGGCCGCAAGCTGTAG